One region of Drosophila kikkawai strain 14028-0561.14 chromosome 2R, DkikHiC1v2, whole genome shotgun sequence genomic DNA includes:
- the LOC108077980 gene encoding larval serum protein 1 gamma chain-like, with translation MKLTLVILALVGCVAAFSVPTQKVKVADKDFLEKQKFLFEIFYRVEDPLMFEEWIKIGQKYTFDKTQYETFDFYMEKFWESYKLGALLPKGEFFGALVKTHHKQAYGLFNFFYYAKDWETFVRNVAWARIHVNEGMFVYALTLAVIHKPEFEGLILPQIYEIFPQYFFNSKFVYEAEKFDYEVFSKYIMYEKEYNDILYKDYSEFSDNFYFYTKDWKTWQWYKMMGLDQEWYVEDKYFLRENYAEFAKDPKYVEAMKGFQRFYMPVDYTRDIEFFNEESKLSYFTEDLGWNAYWYYLNMDYAFFLNGKQFGLDKDRRGEFWIYNVQQILARYYQERLTNGYGDIPEFFWYKQIEYGYDPQLIYYNGIGYSYRKNYYDFYTYGNFEMYSQIQNFFTRVYKSLESGFYKTADGQVIDLHKPEAVKFIGNYLQGNADTFDKYFFNYYYLLAHMYFADVDYSDVEVFPNVFLNFETMLRDPFFYTFYKKFTDVFYNFKYFLKPYTKSDLFYDGITIKDVTVSKLVTYYDIVDFDVTNLLNDKMTFVDGEFVWDKALLARQARLNHKPFEFDFTIESKVAQKGVVRVFLGPKFDEFGRVIPLEYNRKNFVQIDSFVYPFVAGSNTIKRSSKEFTWTAEDRITYSELYKYVMLASEGKYDFPLDISEPHNAFPDRLVLPKGWEHGFPMQFYFFVSPFAEEYEQFSNFDYTYSSGVGSGTRFVDSKPFGYPFDREIDEYTFFVPNGYFKDVKVYYVDTFAKYFEKKYEHFGTFDYSIEY, from the exons ATGAAGCTGACCCTGGTGATACTGGCCCTAGTGGGCTGCGTGGCCGCATTCAGTGTGCCCACGCAGAAGGTGAAGGTTGCCGACAAGGACTTCCTCGAGAAGCAGAAGTTCCTGTTCGAGATCTTCTACCGCGTCGAGGACCCTTTGATGTTCGAGGAGTGGATCAAGATTGGCCAGAAGTACACCTTTGACAAGACTCAGTATGAG ACATTCGACTTCTACATGGAGAAATTCTGGGAGTCCTACAAGCTGGGAGCCCTCCTGCCCAAGGGCGAGTTCTTCGGCGCTCTGGTGAAGACCCACCACAAGCAGGCTTACGGTCTGTTCAACTTCTTCTACTACGCCAAGGACTGGGAGACCTTCGTCCGTAACGTCGCCTGGGCTCGTATCCATGTGAACGAGGGCATGTTCGTCTACGCTCTGACCCTTGCCGTCATCCACAAGCCCGAGTTTGAGGGTCTGATCCTGCCCCAGATCTACGAGATCTTCCCGCAGTACTTCTTCAACAGCAAGTTCGTGTACGAGGCCGAGAAGTTCGACTACGAGGTGTTCAGCAAGTACATCATGTACGAGAAGGAATACAACGACATCCTTTACAAGGACTACAGCGAATTCTCCGACAACTTCTACTTCTACACCAAGGACTGGAAGACCTGGCAGTGGTACAAAATGATGGGTCTGGACCAGGAGTGGTACGTCGAGGACAAGTACTTCCTGCGCGAGAACTACGCCGAATTCGCCAAGGACCCCAAGTACGTCGAGGCAATGAAGGGCTTCCAGAGGTTCTATATGCCAGTGGACTACACCCGTGACATCGAGTTCTTCAACGAGGAGTCCAAGCTCTCCTACTTCACGGAGGATCTGGGCTGGAACGCCTACTGGTACTACCTGAACATGGACTACGCCTTCTTCCTTAACGGCAAGCAGTTCGGTTTGGACAAGGACCGTCGCGGCGAGTTCTGGATCTACAACGTGCAGCAGATCCTGGCCCGTTACTATCAGGAGCGCCTGACCAACGGCTACGGCGATATCCCCGAATTCTTCTGGTACAAACAGATCGAGTACGGCTACGATCCCCAGCTGATCTACTACAACGGAATCGGCTACAGCTACCGCAAGAACTACTACGACTTCTACACCTACGGCAACTTCGAGATGTACAGCCAGATCCAGAACTTCTTCACCCGCGTCTACAAGTCTCTGGAGTCCGGATTCTACAAGACCGCCGACGGCCAGGTGATCGATCTGCACAAGCCGGAGGCTGTCAAGTTCATTGGCAACTACCTGCAGGGCAATGCCGATACCTTCGACAAGTACTTCTTCAACTACTACTACTTGCTGGCCCATATGTACTTCGCCGATGTGGACTACTCCGACGTGGAGGTGTTCCCCAATGTCTTCCTCAACTTTGAGACCATGCTGCGCGATCCCTTCTTCTACACCTTCTACAAGAAGTTCACCGATGTCTTCTACAACTTCAAGTACTTCCTGAAGCCATACACCAAGAGCGATCTCTTCTACGATGGCATCACCATCAAGGATGTGACCGTGAGCAAACTGGTGACCTACTACGATATCGTGGACTTCGATGTGACCAACCTGCTGAACGACAAGATGACCTTCGTCGATGGTGAGTTCGTCTGGGACAAGGCTCTGTTGGCCCGTCAGGCTCGCCTCAACCACAAGCCCTTCGAGTTCGACTTCACCATTGAGTCCAAGGTCGCCCAGAAGGGCGTCGTCCGCGTCTTCTTGGGCCCCAAGTTCGACGAGTTCGGTCGCGTCATCCCTCTGGAATACAACCGCAAGAACTTCGTGCAGATCGACAGCTTTGTGTACCCCTTCGTTGCCGGAAGCAACACCATCAAGCGCAGCTCCAAGGAGTTCACCTGGACCGCCGAGGACAGGATCACCTACTCCGAACTGTACAAGTATGTGATGCTGGCCAGCGAGGGCAAGTACGATTTCCCTCTGGACATCAGCGAGCCCCACAACGCCTTCCCCGACCGCCTGGTTCTGCCCAAGGGCTGGGAGCACGGTTTCCCCATGCAGTTCTACTTCTTCGTCTCGCCCTTCGCCGAGGAGTACGAGCAGTTCTCCAACTTCGACTACACCTACTCCTCGGGAGTTGGCTCCGGCACCCGGTTCGTGGACAGCAAGCCCTTCGGCTATCCCTTCGACCGCGAGATCGATGAGTACACCTTCTTCGTGCCCAACGGCTACTTCAAGGACGTCAAGGTCTACTACGTGGATACCTTCGCCAAGTACTTTGAGAAGAAGTACGAACACTTCGGCACCTTCGACTACTCGATCGAGTACTAG